ATGATTAATTACTGAACCTTTAAGCATATAACCGGTACAAATTTTAATCTTCGGCAGATCCGATAAAACGTCGAGCTTCGTAACTATCATTCCGGTAATTCCGTTTAAACGGCCTGCTTCTTTAATTAAATTTACGTCGAACCAGCCGCATCTTCTCGGCCTTCCCGTAACGGAACCGAACTCTTCTCCTTTATCCCTGATGTTCTTGCCGTCGCCGCCTTTTAATTCCGTCGGAAAATAACCCTCCCCTACACGTGTAGTATATGCTTTAGTAATACCGATAACTTCATCGATTTTCGTCGGACCTAAACCTACGCCCGCAAGCGAAGAACCTCCTACCGTATTAGATGACGTAACGTAAGGATAAGTGCCGTGGTCGACGTCTAAAAAAGTACCTTGCGCGCCTTCCAGCATAACGTTAAGTCCCTGTTCCAATTTTTCGTTTATATATATAGACGTATCTATAAGGAATTCCTTTATTTTTTCTCCGTAATTTAAATATTCTTCAATTAAATCGTCTGGATTAAATATGTCTTCTCCAAGTACGTTTTTAAAAAGATAATTTTTTTCTTTCAGGCTCAAAACTATTTTACCGTACAGCACGTCTCTGTTTAGCAGATCGACGGCACGTATTCCGAGTCTTGCAACCTTATCTTCATATGCCGGACCTATACCTCTTCCGGTAGTGCCTATCATTCCGGCGCCTCTTAATCTTTCCCTTGCCGTATCAAGTCTTTTATGATAAGGCATAATTATATGCGATTTATAAGATATAAAAAATCTGTTCTTAATATTTATTCCGACGGCTTTTAAATCCTCAAGCTCCTGAAAAAGAACGGACGGGTCTATTACTACGCCGTTTCCAAGAATACAGATTTTATCTTCGTTTAATATGCCCGAAGGCACTAATCTGAATACCAAACTTA
Above is a window of Candidatus Acidulodesulfobacterium acidiphilum DNA encoding:
- a CDS encoding adenylosuccinate synthase — translated: MRKKNIIVVGLQWGDEGKGKIVDLLAKNADIVARYQGGNNAGHTVVCGELSLVFRLVPSGILNEDKICILGNGVVIDPSVLFQELEDLKAVGINIKNRFFISYKSHIIMPYHKRLDTARERLRGAGMIGTTGRGIGPAYEDKVARLGIRAVDLLNRDVLYGKIVLSLKEKNYLFKNVLGEDIFNPDDLIEEYLNYGEKIKEFLIDTSIYINEKLEQGLNVMLEGAQGTFLDVDHGTYPYVTSSNTVGGSSLAGVGLGPTKIDEVIGITKAYTTRVGEGYFPTELKGGDGKNIRDKGEEFGSVTGRPRRCGWFDVNLIKEAGRLNGITGMIVTKLDVLSDLPKIKICTGYMLKGSVINHLPFSSSDYEKTVPLYEETEGWSGDISQIKDFKDLPVNAQKYILRIEELTGLKINMLSIGKERMQIINLKNIF